The Halictus rubicundus isolate RS-2024b chromosome 5, iyHalRubi1_principal, whole genome shotgun sequence nucleotide sequence ACGTCGACACTATTAccccaatacagtgaattctcgatatatgtcaacaacacgggtcttgctacCGACAtagatcgtccaggagacataacccgagtcgtgttatgttcacactggCCCCTCACGGCGTATATATACCCCGTggtagaggggataattccgcgacgtttatcatccaggccttggcgacatatacagagaaatcactgtatatgctTTCATCGACATTCTGTTTTCACCGACATATACGActgatacagttttctttcgatgttAGACGATGGCTACGGTCttcgtcttatttcggatgagggtaTCCATTGGTGTTACTTTCTAAGAAAATGACAGTTGAAATAGAGTCTCGCGGAAATATCTTATATAGTTTTTCGACGCGACAGGTCGAAACAGACCCAGCCACCGGCGTCGTACGATCAGACAAGCTAAATCCGAAAGCATCTTGATGCGGCGGGTCACTTATTGACGAACGTAATAGCAAGCAGCAGCATCACATCGCCGAACAATAAGTTTTAACTTCGACGGGGCTTAGGTCGGGAACTCTGTCCTTATCGCGTCCCGATTATGCATGCGGCGGGATCCTTAAACCAATTTGAAATTAATCCCCGCTGATCCAGGATTCATCGAACGACCTGCTCGTTACCGGTGGTTCGAAGACCGAGGGTGGATCGTACGTGGTGCCCAGCATCGAGGACGACGCTGCGGCGACGGAGCTCAGGGCACGCACGGTGGAGAGGCTTTGGAGTATCACGGAGGATTTGAATGTGCTCTACAAGGAGAATTGGACCAGGCTGGCGGCTAGAGAGGTCTTCGAGTTCCAGGAGAACCTGGCGAGAGGTCTCAGACGGACCTCCTCGCAGTACGAGCCCGTCGGATCGCGATCCAGGGATCACGCCATGGATCGGAGGCCGCATCGACGGTGGACATTCAGCGGCAGCCTGCTGTACTCCCTCACGCTCATCGCCACCATCGGTAAagtccataaaaaaaaaagtaatcaaTTGCGCCCGGATAGCCGTGAAGATAGCAAATGTCTGCTATCTTCATGTCTGACGTCAGAGGATGAACAGATACATGAAAATATCCCTACTACCCTTTGAAAGTATTCGGATTAGAGGCAATTCTAATTTAATGACACAACTTTGTTgtttttcacgaatttttaatgaaactgtCATCAACGTGTTCGTGACACTTTTCccatgaaaatgagtccaaacacgatagaGTTTACATCACATTTACCTGTTTAATCCGCGATTTCGTAGaacctctcttatccgaacCACCGGTATCGAAACAGAAATTGGTTCTAGCCTGTtgcgaatagactgcggattttatgcatttattttatgacaaaagacaggtgaaatataaaatagtaagaaagccaaaaaaatttttgagaatGTCCATGTACTATTTGTAACTTGTTAGTGTTATCCGAAACGGGAAAGAAACTGCTGATCGATTACTGCGTCTTGCCAGTAgatccagacaatttttattttgcatagagattcaTAGTCTGGTCGTAGGTTGCCGTGACAGTGTGCAATGTTTGTTCAGTTGTATCGATGTTTCAGGATACGGCGGGGTGACGCCACGCACGATCTGGGGTCGTTTGATCACGATAGTGTACGCGCTGGCCGGGATTCCCCTTATGCTGGTCTATTTGAGCACCGTGGGCGACGTGCTAGCGAGAAGCTTCCGTCGTTTGTACGGCAGGCTTTGCAGGCCTCGGAACTGCACGAGGAAACAACAACCGCCGCCGCCCCCGCCCCCGGTTGGTGGAATCATGAGCAAAACCTACAGATACGACAACCAcgtcgactcgaagtccggaaATTATTACTCGGCCAGCAGGGAGAGCTCCTGCGACGATTTGGGGACGAGAGGAACCAGCAGCGCCATTTTGCTAGACTGTGGAAGCGAGGGACTGCTTCACGCTACCACCAGCTCTACCGCCGCTCTTCAGGTACGTTGACACTTGTCTTCCCCCTCTACGACGCCCCCCATTTTCCGGCGCCGAGCAtccccacggcccggtcacgtgacgcgcttcGTCCCCGCTGTAAGTGCtttcacaatgtcacgtgactagtcCGGCAAcgacagagagggggtaacagtattcccctcaattcccctaGCTTGGTGACCTGTTTTGATAGTTAATGTACAAGGTGGGCCAAAAGCCACTAGACAATTTTACAATGGAATAACCCAGTTATTCCTTGAAAAACTGGCATTTATTGTtgtataaacaaattttaaatggTCTAGTAACTTTTGGATCAATGGGAAAAGACTTTCGAGTGCATCCAGTTGGAAGAAAGTTTGTGTCCCTTGTGAACCCATTGTGAGCATTTGTTAAGAATTGCCTTCTTGCAGGACGTGTCGTCCGGAAACGGCAAACGGCATTTTCACCCGTGCTCGTTGTCCTTGTCGACGACCTCGTCGCCGGGTTACGTGGTCGAGACGAGCACCGTTAGGATACCGATAAGCCTATGCCTGGTGATCATACTGATCTACATATGCGGCGGGGCGATAATGTTCAATCGGCTGGAGGGCTGGAGCCTCCTAGAAGGCGGTTACTTCTGCTTCACCAGCCTGGGAACGATCGGGTTCGGTGACCTGATGCCGGTCGGAAGAAACGCGGCGACTGCGACCATGGAGGAGCTCAGCTTGTGCGCCTGCTCGCTCTACATCCTCGCCGGGATGGGCCTGGTCGCCATGTGCGTCAACCTCGTCCAGGAGGAGGTGGTACGCGTGATCAGGGACTTCGGTAGAACCTGCGGCATGTCGTCCGGGGTGGTGGTCGGACCTATCGGTGGTACAGGTATCCCTGATGCAGGCATTCGACGGGGAACCGCTAGATCATTCCGGCCGAGAAATCCCCTGGTTTCGCTTTAAGGTCCATTTATGAGAGCCCGAATCGAATATCAACCGGACTTTCCACTCTACGAACCCCATAGTCATTTGTCTCCGTGAGACAAGTGGACATTTAAGTGGACTAAACCGAAGCTGTACCACTATAAGTGTGCTGCTCGACTCGGGAAAGTtcagacatttttttaaaaataattgtgcAAATCAAACGAAACTCTTTGCGGTCAAACGTGTCCCCCTCTATTTTACTTTATTAGTTCTAGCCGCAGATTGAATTTTATTCCTGTACGTAGCTCCACTAACCTGCACAGTTAAGATGCGGATCTAATTACATAATTAAAACTATTGGAAAATCAACGTCGAGTCTGGTTCAACATAGGACCGCAAAGGGTGAATAATAATTGAACAAGTTCTAAAATTTGTGTGTTCGCATCATGTACCATCTTACTTCGGAAAAATGGACGTCCACTATCGCGTGGCGCGACAGAAATAATCACACAactttttggtttttagttatTTTTGTATGAAACTTTTCGCAACTTGTTTGTGACATTTTCTCGGTTAAAATGAGAccgaacacgatataatttggatcatagttgctcgtttaatccacgaattagcagaacctcgattatccgaaccggtacCTGAATCCCCCGTGATCATATCATAGGTAAACAGTTCTAAATCGATCCATATACAACGCAACTGTACAAATCGATAATAATTGAGTCTGTAGATaggttcggataagcgaggttgtATTAATGTTCCACTGAAAAGTTCCGGTTTATATTTGACCGAGCCTCGTACTATCAACAAGCCGTGCGCGAGACAAGCGGAACGAAGGCATCATCGAAATGTTGGTAGTGTTCTATCAATATTcctgattatttattaatatatgcATGCCAATTCCAATAGGCGAATGCATTCTGCTCGACAACCATCAATTCAAACAATTAGCTTTGCAATCATGCCAATGAGGCTCGCGCAAACTTGATTTATTGGATCATGCTTGAATAGTCGCCAACgaattttctatgaatttttAATGAACGTTTACATTGTCGGTGGAATTGGAgttgaaaaattgtttgaattaaCAGGATAACACAATGATCTCTTCGTGCACACCAACGAATAAAATAGTGATCAAAATAATGATAAAACGTTATGAATATGCGTTTCGATGGTCCTTTCGTTTTGTTCGACTCGTACACAGCTCGTCGATGGTGTAAAATTGATACTGTAAATGGATCTATAGAGTGCAATTACACTGGACGCGATTTTCGATCGTATGCAACACGTACTGTTCGTCTCACTTGTTTCGAAGCGTTTTGAATTCGTCTGATCCCTTTTCC carries:
- the LOC143354459 gene encoding TWiK family of potassium channels protein 18 isoform X1, whose amino-acid sequence is MQATGDYYQRASCCPGRNANANAEALQISTSVKGAELLCCCCSCSTSTSTETPGLLASLGVCVLILGYTLLGAFAFMALEGGLKSDSSNDLLVTGGSKTEGGSYVVPSIEDDAAATELRARTVERLWSITEDLNVLYKENWTRLAAREVFEFQENLARGLRRTSSQYEPVGSRSRDHAMDRRPHRRWTFSGSLLYSLTLIATIGYGGVTPRTIWGRLITIVYALAGIPLMLVYLSTVGDVLARSFRRLYGRLCRPRNCTRKQQPPPPPPPVGGIMSKTYRYDNHVDSKSGNYYSASRESSCDDLGTRGTSSAILLDCGSEGLLHATTSSTAALQDVSSGNGKRHFHPCSLSLSTTSSPGYVVETSTVRIPISLCLVIILIYICGGAIMFNRLEGWSLLEGGYFCFTSLGTIGFGDLMPVGRNAATATMEELSLCACSLYILAGMGLVAMCVNLVQEEVVRVIRDFGRTCGMSSGVVVGPIGGTGSGPGLKGDLDDGGGTSDSRLSEQEEEAIAMSMVPAS
- the LOC143354459 gene encoding TWiK family of potassium channels protein 18 isoform X2 — encoded protein: MQATGDYYQRASCCPGRNANANAEALQISTSVKGAELLCCCCSCSTSTSTETPGLLASLGVCVLILGYTLLGAFAFMALEGGLKSDSSNDLLVTGGSKTEGGSYVVPSIEDDAAATELRARTVERLWSITEDLNVLYKENWTRLAAREVFEFQENLARGLRRTSSQYEPVGSRSRDHAMDRRPHRRWTFSGSLLYSLTLIATIGYGGVTPRTIWGRLITIVYALAGIPLMLVYLSTVGDVLARSFRRLYGRLCRPRNCTRKQQPPPPPPPVGGIMSKTYRYDNHVDSKSGNYYSASRESSCDDLGTRGTSSAILLDCGSEGLLHATTSSTAALQDVSSGNGKRHFHPCSLSLSTTSSPGYVVETSTVRIPISLCLVIILIYICGGAIMFNRLEGWSLLEGGYFCFTSLGTIGFGDLMPVGRNAATATMEELSLCACSLYILAGMGLVAMCVNLVQEEVVRVIRDFGRTCGMSSGVVVGPIGGSGPGLKGDLDDGGGTSDSRLSEQEEEAIAMSMVPAS